Proteins encoded by one window of Flagellimonas lutaonensis:
- a CDS encoding GNAT family N-acetyltransferase, translating to MNGSHHNIEKRLHFGSDLLQKDRLHLFYESVFDRETDRELVQIEHTMTSVHLKGVFQIDDVPEYLNTTLRRDLADLRIKEVNTYEGSLINLTRFRNFEDYMNNVLSSQRRATLRRCEKRLQLCIRPVYKMYFGQIDKPEYDKIFKACHQMLLRRHQQKNTYWEELEFWQQRYDSLYRSILQKKASIFTIYHNERPIAIYVNSTHGHILDIDVIAYDIDYSKFKLGFIALTSVIQWAFENNFRLVDMSKGDFYYKERFRTGNYIFKKQLIYDAADIRSAIRANLTLWKLSLTYKLLPIFKMLKINKLYRSFVRNKKKSLFKNVQVHSPKFRIEKRDKIPSVESLIKINIDDGKYSFLREKFFDFLFLNFEFDKDVSVYHSRKNSADYYFMGKETAQKLTIITS from the coding sequence ATGAATGGATCGCACCACAATATCGAAAAGAGGCTTCATTTTGGCAGCGACCTGCTACAAAAAGACCGGCTACATCTGTTCTATGAAAGCGTTTTTGATCGTGAAACCGACCGTGAACTTGTTCAAATAGAGCATACAATGACATCAGTTCATTTAAAAGGTGTGTTTCAAATAGACGATGTGCCTGAGTATCTCAACACAACTTTGCGTAGAGACCTTGCGGATTTAAGAATAAAGGAGGTCAATACGTACGAAGGATCTTTGATCAACCTCACAAGGTTCAGGAACTTTGAAGACTATATGAACAATGTGCTAAGTTCGCAAAGAAGAGCGACACTACGCAGATGTGAAAAGCGATTGCAACTATGTATCAGGCCGGTTTACAAAATGTATTTTGGTCAAATTGACAAGCCTGAATACGATAAGATTTTTAAGGCCTGCCACCAAATGCTTTTGAGAAGGCACCAGCAAAAGAACACCTATTGGGAGGAATTGGAGTTTTGGCAACAACGATACGACAGCCTTTACCGGTCGATTCTGCAAAAAAAGGCGAGCATTTTTACTATATACCACAATGAAAGACCCATAGCCATTTATGTAAATTCAACTCATGGGCATATATTGGATATCGACGTGATTGCGTATGACATCGATTACTCAAAGTTTAAGTTGGGGTTTATTGCATTGACAAGCGTGATTCAATGGGCGTTTGAAAATAATTTTAGGCTGGTTGACATGTCTAAAGGAGATTTTTACTACAAAGAAAGATTTAGAACCGGAAACTATATTTTCAAAAAACAATTAATTTATGATGCAGCAGATATTAGAAGCGCAATAAGAGCCAATCTAACCCTATGGAAGCTCAGTTTGACCTATAAATTGCTTCCTATTTTTAAAATGTTAAAAATCAACAAATTGTACCGTAGTTTCGTTAGAAACAAAAAAAAGTCGTTGTTCAAGAACGTACAAGTGCACAGTCCAAAATTCAGAATCGAAAAAAGAGACAAAATACCGTCAGTTGAAAGTCTCATAAAAATAAATATAGATGATGGCAAGTACAGTTTTTTAAGAGAAAAGTTCTTTGACTTTCTCTTTCTTAACTTCGAATTTGACAAAGACGTTTCGGTTTACCATTCAAGAAAGAATAGTGCTGATTATTATTTCATGGGCAAAGAGACAGCCCAAAAACTTACGATAATCACATCTTGA
- a CDS encoding GNAT family N-acetyltransferase codes for MADKEQNNKPVSLSQSFFEKDVVPEIFSRVSESVTGKTLFKRNDHLEQESLNKIYLFTEVPDYLTFHLHDELKNFSRKSWKVNDGFLANLAQYQNIDDYLKNHFGKSSRSKIRRYLKRLDTCIEPTYHIYYGEIDEKEYHRLFDFLKKFMMRRFAQKNEENIDLPLLEEYRELLFPMIQKKRAAIFVIYHGKKPIDISTSVINGNVLGTSIGSYDIDYDSFSLGTIDLYKHVEWCFDQGFEILDLGRGDYHYKRKWVDEKYVFYKHLIYDSSRLKYRALAFFKKTYGHGIYNTINFLKKIKVQYLWGIYFRFRYKHFQKNLHVELHKKFVALNDFEQPDWGSLMNIDPWDPKNSWIVKPINDFIYKTHQKFSEIKVLASKKNAREFYLKGKSAAQKILIEN; via the coding sequence ATGGCAGACAAAGAACAAAACAACAAACCCGTAAGTCTTTCGCAATCTTTTTTTGAAAAAGATGTCGTTCCCGAAATATTTTCAAGAGTAAGCGAATCGGTAACTGGCAAGACGCTTTTCAAAAGAAACGACCATCTTGAACAAGAGAGCCTCAACAAAATTTATCTTTTTACGGAAGTACCAGATTACCTAACATTTCATTTACATGATGAACTCAAAAATTTCAGTAGAAAGAGCTGGAAAGTAAATGATGGCTTTCTTGCCAATTTGGCGCAATATCAAAACATTGACGATTACTTAAAAAACCACTTCGGCAAGTCAAGTAGGTCCAAAATCAGGAGATATCTAAAAAGGCTTGACACTTGTATAGAGCCGACTTATCATATATACTATGGCGAAATTGATGAAAAAGAATACCATAGATTGTTCGATTTTCTCAAAAAGTTCATGATGCGCCGTTTTGCGCAAAAAAATGAGGAAAATATTGATTTGCCATTGTTAGAAGAATACAGAGAACTATTGTTTCCCATGATACAAAAGAAACGGGCAGCCATTTTTGTCATCTACCATGGCAAAAAGCCAATTGATATATCGACCAGTGTCATAAATGGCAATGTATTGGGCACAAGTATAGGTAGCTACGATATCGATTACGATTCATTCAGCCTAGGAACCATTGATCTTTACAAACATGTTGAATGGTGTTTTGATCAAGGTTTTGAAATTCTTGACCTCGGCAGGGGAGACTACCATTACAAAAGAAAATGGGTAGATGAAAAATATGTTTTTTATAAGCACTTAATCTATGATTCTTCACGATTAAAATATCGTGCCTTGGCATTCTTTAAAAAAACCTATGGTCATGGAATCTATAATACAATCAACTTTCTGAAAAAAATCAAGGTACAATACCTTTGGGGCATTTACTTTAGATTCCGTTACAAGCATTTTCAAAAAAACCTGCACGTTGAATTGCACAAGAAATTTGTTGCGCTAAATGATTTTGAGCAACCTGATTGGGGTTCGCTTATGAACATAGACCCTTGGGATCCTAAGAATTCTTGGATTGTAAAACCCATAAATGATTTCATCTACAAGACCCACCAAAAATTTAGTGAAATTAAAGTGTTGGCAAGTAAAAAGAATGCGCGTGAGTTTTACCTAAAAGGAAAATCCGCTGCCCAAAAAATACTAATCGAAAATTAA
- a CDS encoding GNAT family N-acetyltransferase — MGTPSIIALDFFGAAMENGEIPSIIQSIGYFGKTIQNDNISHSTEKVINCYSLRLVPEYMQLQIVSERLLATQVVKQFNWGYSIHLDNIASIDEYLKRQFKSKYRSIIRRYVNRLEHCFPIKYKLFYGEIDEKTYRFIMGSLHQMIIARFGQRKETHKEFHRWETLVNETRPKILNKQASLFVIYDGEHPIQISLNYHFDKILFSAISSYDINYAKFGLGHVEIYKQLQWCIENDHCVYEMGVGGMDYKRRWSNNIYQYQHHIVYRKNKPLTRLLANIEIVRISAKEYLKSKNVNELVYKLKDFIIKKKNDRGHSPQKVSITEVDVSVSITGYHTLELPKSKNHFLKKYMCDFLYSKVEQYSDVAILQSKKNQNIYLFKGKSNAQQLVFGNKKGA; from the coding sequence ATGGGAACTCCTTCTATAATAGCGTTGGATTTTTTTGGTGCCGCAATGGAAAATGGGGAAATCCCATCCATTATCCAAAGCATAGGCTATTTTGGCAAAACAATTCAAAACGACAATATTTCGCATTCAACAGAAAAGGTCATCAACTGTTACTCACTTCGGTTGGTACCCGAATACATGCAGCTGCAAATCGTTTCTGAACGGTTGCTGGCCACCCAAGTTGTTAAACAGTTCAACTGGGGGTATTCTATACATCTAGACAATATTGCATCTATCGATGAATATCTAAAAAGACAGTTCAAATCGAAGTATCGCAGCATCATCAGGCGTTACGTCAACCGGTTAGAGCACTGTTTTCCTATCAAATACAAACTGTTTTATGGGGAAATTGACGAAAAGACCTATCGTTTCATCATGGGGTCACTGCACCAGATGATCATCGCCCGTTTCGGGCAGCGAAAAGAAACCCACAAAGAATTTCACCGTTGGGAAACATTAGTCAATGAAACCCGTCCCAAAATCCTCAACAAACAGGCCTCTCTCTTTGTTATTTATGATGGTGAGCACCCAATTCAAATATCGCTCAACTACCACTTCGACAAAATACTCTTCAGTGCAATTTCTTCTTACGATATCAACTATGCCAAATTTGGTCTTGGCCATGTAGAAATCTACAAGCAATTGCAATGGTGCATAGAAAACGATCATTGTGTCTATGAAATGGGTGTAGGGGGGATGGACTATAAAAGACGTTGGAGCAACAACATCTACCAATACCAACATCACATCGTTTATCGAAAAAACAAACCTCTGACCAGACTGCTCGCAAATATCGAAATCGTTCGCATCAGTGCAAAAGAATATCTAAAATCAAAAAATGTGAACGAACTGGTCTATAAGTTAAAAGACTTCATCATAAAAAAGAAAAACGACAGAGGCCATAGCCCTCAAAAGGTGAGCATCACCGAGGTTGACGTTTCGGTTTCCATCACTGGCTACCATACTTTGGAATTGCCAAAATCAAAAAACCATTTTTTAAAGAAGTACATGTGCGATTTCCTCTATTCAAAGGTTGAGCAGTATAGCGATGTTGCCATATTGCAGTCAAAAAAAAATCAAAACATCTACCTGTTCAAGGGAAAATCCAATGCCCAACAATTGGTTTTTGGGAATAAAAAAGGAGCCTAA
- a CDS encoding OmpA family protein codes for MKTTKLLLALVLIFCGPSTFAQEDLQLTKKDSMVVSSWMFGVGINIVDDAGSEFDGLLDAGDNWNMVPFPSRISIGKYFKNGLGLEAIGTYNQYQEGKIIDNVVNTEDIDYFAVDLRASYDLNKILGETGFFDPYVGVGAGYTDANNQGRGTYNATVGFRTWFSDRWGLDFNSSGKWAMKLEDGVTNHIQHAVGVVYRFDTEKDLTPRGKEKLMLLQEMEKEQQRIQDSIAAAKRAEEEAKRLAEELERQKEAERLAAEERAKQQAEEARRKALQDKIDGLGKVYFALNSSYLNKRDKELLDELIAILQENPGVKIKVAAHTDSRGTEKYNQWLSERRMERTVQYLIDKGVSDDRILKEAYGETQLTNECDDGVPCSEEKHRENRRSEFLIVEF; via the coding sequence ATGAAAACGACAAAACTTTTGTTGGCCCTAGTCCTTATTTTCTGTGGACCTTCCACCTTTGCACAAGAAGACCTTCAACTGACCAAAAAAGACAGTATGGTCGTAAGCTCGTGGATGTTTGGCGTTGGAATCAATATTGTCGATGACGCCGGTAGCGAATTTGACGGTCTGCTGGATGCCGGAGACAACTGGAACATGGTACCGTTCCCTTCACGTATTAGCATTGGCAAATACTTCAAAAATGGTCTCGGTCTTGAAGCCATAGGTACTTACAACCAATACCAAGAAGGTAAGATTATCGATAATGTCGTCAATACTGAAGACATTGACTACTTTGCGGTAGATTTGAGGGCAAGCTATGATTTGAACAAGATTTTGGGCGAGACCGGCTTTTTTGATCCCTATGTTGGGGTGGGGGCCGGATATACCGATGCCAACAACCAAGGGCGGGGAACCTACAACGCCACGGTAGGGTTTAGAACGTGGTTCTCTGATCGTTGGGGACTTGATTTCAATTCGAGTGGAAAATGGGCCATGAAGCTGGAAGATGGTGTGACCAACCATATTCAGCATGCGGTTGGTGTGGTGTATCGCTTTGACACCGAAAAGGACCTTACTCCAAGAGGAAAGGAAAAACTGATGCTCTTACAAGAGATGGAAAAAGAGCAGCAGCGCATACAAGATTCGATTGCGGCAGCAAAAAGGGCCGAAGAAGAGGCCAAAAGACTTGCAGAAGAGCTTGAAAGACAGAAAGAGGCTGAACGGTTGGCGGCAGAGGAACGGGCAAAACAGCAGGCCGAGGAAGCCAGAAGAAAAGCACTTCAAGATAAAATCGACGGGCTTGGCAAGGTATACTTCGCCTTGAACTCCTCGTATCTCAATAAAAGGGACAAAGAATTACTTGATGAGTTGATTGCCATCTTGCAGGAAAACCCAGGGGTAAAGATCAAAGTGGCCGCCCATACCGATTCGAGGGGTACCGAAAAGTATAACCAGTGGCTTTCTGAAAGACGAATGGAGCGAACGGTACAATATCTAATTGACAAGGGGGTGTCAGATGATAGAATACTCAAAGAGGCCTATGGCGAAACCCAGTTGACAAATGAATGTGACGATGGGGTACCCTGTTCTGAGGAAAAGCATCGAGAGAATAGGAGGTCAGAGTTTTTGATTGTCGAGTTTTAG
- a CDS encoding GNAT family N-acetyltransferase, giving the protein MSENPFASKTFTSIWKQHFCTSEKVIEINGISGISFVRNSNLPFYFNVGKNLTKGLAYTVKKNAFHGISHKTLMIYDVPSYIENKAHEINGHLKIIKLHQYPGFFIDLDNFLDVDDYLMKHFKKSSRYKLKKYRKRLETCFDISYRVFHGSIKKEVYDHLFIQFNDLLEKRFLEKRVYNNNLDPKEWNFYREVAYPLIHEKKAALSVVFEKECPIAITLLYFNGDTVIDAITVFDVDFSKFHLGSCSIMQLIQWCIEKGYKKLDFSKGYFDYKARWSTHEYQFEYHLLYNPKSALSTGLANLAALFFRLKGYLRRKNVNWHVHKATYLLKNFKISNEPNRQNALMLTDSLEDSTNLDWTPVSLELAKDVVRKRGFDFLYLTGEKLKDILLFQANSGKIFMIKGKNHKKYLVIHE; this is encoded by the coding sequence ATGAGCGAAAATCCTTTTGCTTCAAAAACCTTCACTTCTATTTGGAAACAGCATTTCTGCACCTCTGAAAAAGTAATTGAAATCAACGGAATTTCCGGAATCTCTTTTGTTCGCAATTCCAACTTACCTTTTTACTTCAACGTCGGAAAAAACCTTACCAAAGGGCTTGCATACACCGTGAAAAAGAATGCCTTTCATGGAATTAGCCATAAAACACTGATGATATATGATGTACCCTCGTATATTGAAAATAAAGCCCATGAAATCAATGGTCACCTAAAAATCATAAAACTCCACCAATATCCCGGTTTCTTTATTGACCTGGATAATTTTTTGGATGTTGATGACTACCTAATGAAACATTTTAAAAAAAGCAGTAGGTATAAACTAAAAAAGTATAGGAAAAGACTTGAGACATGTTTTGATATATCTTATCGGGTTTTTCATGGGTCTATTAAAAAAGAGGTTTATGACCATCTTTTCATACAATTCAACGATTTGCTGGAAAAACGATTTTTAGAAAAAAGGGTTTATAACAATAATCTTGACCCCAAAGAATGGAATTTTTACCGAGAGGTGGCCTACCCCCTAATACACGAGAAAAAGGCAGCCTTGTCCGTGGTTTTTGAAAAAGAATGCCCAATAGCCATTACACTTCTTTATTTTAATGGTGATACTGTAATCGATGCCATCACCGTTTTTGACGTTGATTTTTCAAAGTTTCATTTAGGTTCGTGCAGTATCATGCAATTGATTCAGTGGTGCATTGAAAAAGGCTACAAAAAACTGGACTTTTCAAAAGGATATTTCGATTATAAGGCCCGGTGGAGTACTCATGAGTATCAATTTGAATATCACTTACTCTATAATCCCAAATCAGCTCTTTCCACAGGGTTGGCAAATTTAGCAGCCCTCTTTTTTCGTCTTAAGGGATACCTAAGAAGAAAAAATGTGAATTGGCATGTGCATAAAGCCACTTACCTGCTAAAGAATTTCAAAATATCCAATGAGCCCAATCGTCAGAATGCATTAATGCTTACCGATAGCTTAGAAGACAGCACAAACCTTGATTGGACTCCAGTTTCTCTTGAACTGGCCAAAGATGTGGTAAGAAAAAGGGGGTTCGACTTCTTATATCTTACCGGCGAAAAGCTGAAAGACATATTGCTTTTTCAGGCGAACTCAGGAAAAATTTTCATGATAAAGGGAAAAAATCACAAAAAATACTTGGTCATCCATGAATAA
- a CDS encoding GNAT family N-acetyltransferase, with product MITVVENEKDWGNVLKMVDTYDAYHTYGYHHVSKSNGEKPILVIYEKQGCLIAIPLMLKAIRDTAHNDATSAYGYCGPISSNIGPDFNSRDFAHDLKNFLSEKAVASVFSRLNPFIPNQGVILKHSGTIEALGQLINIDLTKSLESQRKVYNPRLKTYINKCRKNYLIKDAGSEAEIKELVSIYYENMLRVNAKDQYFFPGSYFLNLWKSTDFNTKFLLAYDKVSNDLAGGAIFTMTNDIVQYHLSGARKEYLRLNPIKVLIDDMRIKATDKGFKYFNLGGGVGNNQDSLFRFKSGYSKDFKSFKIWKYIVDQQVYDELVTNRNIRCGYNSKSCQKFFPCYRCAFPR from the coding sequence ATGATTACCGTTGTCGAAAACGAAAAGGACTGGGGCAATGTTCTGAAAATGGTAGACACATATGATGCCTATCATACCTATGGGTATCATCATGTTTCAAAGAGCAATGGAGAAAAACCTATCCTTGTTATCTACGAAAAGCAAGGTTGTTTAATTGCAATTCCCTTGATGCTAAAAGCCATAAGGGATACCGCACATAATGACGCTACTTCAGCCTATGGTTATTGTGGCCCCATTTCCAGTAATATTGGGCCTGATTTTAATAGTAGGGATTTTGCACATGACTTGAAAAACTTTTTGAGCGAAAAGGCTGTCGCCTCTGTATTCTCAAGGCTAAATCCGTTTATTCCAAACCAAGGGGTCATCCTGAAACATTCAGGAACCATTGAGGCTTTGGGGCAGCTAATTAATATAGATTTGACAAAAAGTCTGGAAAGCCAACGTAAAGTCTATAATCCACGTCTAAAAACCTATATCAATAAATGTAGGAAAAATTATTTGATAAAAGATGCTGGCAGCGAAGCTGAAATCAAAGAGCTTGTCTCTATTTACTATGAGAACATGCTTCGGGTAAACGCAAAAGACCAATATTTTTTTCCCGGCAGCTATTTTCTCAATCTATGGAAAAGCACTGATTTCAACACCAAGTTTCTTCTCGCATATGACAAGGTTTCGAATGATCTGGCAGGTGGGGCCATTTTTACCATGACCAACGACATAGTGCAATATCACCTATCTGGTGCACGAAAAGAGTATTTAAGACTCAACCCAATAAAGGTCTTAATAGATGATATGCGTATTAAGGCCACCGATAAAGGGTTCAAATATTTTAACCTTGGGGGGGGCGTTGGTAACAATCAAGATAGTTTATTTAGGTTTAAGTCAGGATATTCAAAAGATTTCAAAAGCTTTAAAATTTGGAAATATATTGTAGACCAGCAGGTTTATGATGAATTGGTGACCAACCGAAACATCAGATGTGGATACAATAGTAAAAGTTGTCAAAAGTTCTTTCCCTGCTATCGTTGTGCCTTCCCCCGGTAG
- a CDS encoding GNAT family N-acetyltransferase: MTQSIYQISHYNSKNQKKYNLYKIFDIPEYLSVVPKFLPKNFSTKSIVQYKGFLVNLHDYTSVDEYIDRQLSKRSKKRLRKMMTALAQNHKVSYHIYHGEIDRHLYAILMGKLADFLKKRFDQKKVHNKYLERWSYYHELTYEKINQKLASLFVIYDAEKPICITLNYHFEDTVFSELEGFDIDYSNYNLGDISMSKHLQWCFESSIKLIDLAMGETPFKNKWCNQSYDFHYHLHYNRKNLVSLLMMLVQWSKLQLMKSLRDIGFLGGIIRYDRLVFIYKSYTGKLY, from the coding sequence TTGACCCAAAGCATATACCAAATAAGCCATTACAATAGCAAGAATCAAAAAAAGTACAACCTCTATAAAATCTTCGACATTCCGGAATATCTTTCAGTGGTTCCCAAGTTTCTTCCCAAAAATTTCAGCACAAAATCTATTGTGCAATACAAGGGGTTTCTGGTAAATCTTCACGATTATACTTCTGTCGATGAATATATAGACCGCCAACTTAGCAAACGAAGTAAAAAGCGGTTGAGAAAGATGATGACCGCCCTGGCCCAAAATCATAAGGTTTCGTACCATATCTATCACGGGGAGATTGACCGGCATCTTTACGCCATACTAATGGGAAAATTGGCGGATTTCTTGAAAAAACGTTTTGATCAAAAGAAAGTACACAATAAATATCTAGAAAGGTGGAGCTATTACCATGAACTCACTTATGAGAAAATAAATCAAAAGCTCGCTAGCCTTTTTGTAATATATGACGCAGAAAAACCCATTTGCATCACACTTAACTACCACTTTGAAGACACGGTTTTCAGTGAATTAGAAGGTTTCGACATAGATTATTCAAACTACAACTTGGGAGATATCAGTATGTCAAAACATTTACAATGGTGCTTTGAAAGCAGCATCAAGTTAATAGATCTAGCAATGGGCGAGACTCCCTTCAAAAACAAATGGTGCAACCAAAGCTATGATTTTCACTATCACCTACATTACAACAGAAAAAATCTTGTTTCTCTTCTAATGATGCTGGTACAATGGTCAAAACTCCAACTGATGAAATCTTTAAGAGATATCGGATTCTTGGGAGGTATTATTAGATATGATAGGTTAGTATTCATCTACAAATCCTATACTGGAAAGCTATATTAA